The Arvicanthis niloticus isolate mArvNil1 chromosome 9, mArvNil1.pat.X, whole genome shotgun sequence genomic interval GATTGGACTCAGTGTCTTAGGTAAGTGAGGCAAGATCTTTTGCTTCATAATTTTCCCACATAAACATTAGTCCTCTTCATAGTACTTGGTTGCCTTAAACCTAGGCTGAGGTCAATGCCATGTAATGTTACAGGACAAGCTCCTGAGCTTTCTGATAAAATTTCACATTTCTTCAATGCTTCTTAATTTTTCATGAAACCATTACTGGATATAGCAAATGTGTATCTTgagctataaaatataaaagtcaaatttttaaagaaagatgacAATAATAAAGAAACCCAAAAGTCCCCATGTTAGTGTCTGCTTCTGACATGCCTGTTAAACCTTGTCTTGGGGTGGTTGCGATTGCAGATGAGCAAGCTCAGGAGTGACTGTGAACAACTGATTCAACCATGCCCACAGGTTGACTTGTCAAGCAGAATCATATGCAACCTTAGAGCCTTGTGAATCCGCATGGTCTGTGCTTTACTCATTCGTGTATCCTGTCTTGGAACTTGTCCCTTAATTTAGTTTGCTGACATTTTATCCTCAGTCCAGAAGTTCAGAGTTGTTGAAATAACCCCAATGTCTGAAGTGAGAATGTGAGAAATAGAATATCCTTTCTACTATTCATCTCACCATTTCATCCCGttgtgtgtttttcttgtttactAGTGAGATTCCTGGTGCAAAAACCACCAATATGCAGTGTGGCTGCTCAAGAGAACAGGACTGGACTAACAGGTAATTGTGTGGCTTAAATTTCCCGAGAATAAGAGGTAACAGAAAATGTGAGTTATCTAAGTCAAAGTTCACAACAGCCCTCCATGAAGACACTATATTACCATGGTTTTGTCTGAGAAGACAGCCATAATGTTAAGAGCTCATGGAGAGTCACACAGTTAGTAAAGTTGCTGCTGGGAACTGTGTTGAAGCTGCATGACTTTGATATCTATGAGAGTTGTGTGACCTTGACATCTATGAGAGTTGTGTGACCTTGACATCTATGAGGGTTGTGTGACCTTGACATCTATGAGAGTTGGCCCTGCTGCCTGCTGGTGCTGGAGCACAGGAGCACTCATAGGCAGGTGTCAAGTTAAAAATGGAATATTTGTTCAATTTAATGACTGTGTTGAACAGGTTACTCTATTTGaagttaattaataaaaacaaaatataaaatgaatctcTTCTCATTAATGATGATTCCCTGACATATGACAGCATTAGTTTCCCAAATgttgcagaaaatattttaaaagaacaccaATTTTCCACACTATACCCAGCTACTCTCAGCTATGGTGATCTCGCCAGCCAGTTCTTATGTCATGGAGTCTCTGAATTAgagttccaaaatctctccacccagctcactaagttcccactgTTGGGTTGCTACCACAGCAGCCCCCTGCTTTAAAACCCCCACAGCCTTTGGCTGCGCATCtggcaaacccatgctttgctgccatacctttctctcttgaatcCAGTCAAACTGCAGCtcgaaggaaaacaccacacaaacttagttcagaaacaatggtaaatCAATTGCTGGGCaaaacaactagaatcctaattttgtaagccatattaaatctaaattctcTTGTTGGGAATCCTGGCAGATTCACCAAATAAGCctggagacactagtagctacatctggCCCTATTGCTATCCTATCCAAAAAAgatgccctcctcttcctctctggaaGTCCCTAGTACTTGCTTAGTGATtgtctcctttattcattagggaaTGGTTCAcaagtcacctgagtacatgactcactccttgtccacagcccctcccaggacaGCAGAATTAAcaccaaaatacaaacaatactAACACCATCCACAACACTTTTCCATTTCTGTCCACTTAAAAGACTcttatctcagatataaattaAACACAATTATTACCATTTTGCAATTTATAAAGTGCAGGATAGttctaacacccagtccatcatttttgtcaatAAAATGGAACATTGTCATgtatcctaacttaaaagacttataaTTCTATACCTGACTTTTATCCTGGCTTTAGATTGTATGCCATCTGAAAGCCATCATCTCAAATCTcttctctcaatgtaaatagcctgggttggctatgagactataagtagtcTTTCAACCGCgccagaaatctgagaatgaccAACATTATCTGAAGATATAGGAAGCTTACTACAccttccagaactgagacaagttgtagagacagctgtCTACTTATACAGCCCCAGTAAGTCAGAAAGTTAgagcatcagtcttcagccttttagcccaggatcatctgacagaccttagaaAAGCAGGAATCATTAAGGACTAGCCTATTCTGTCTTGTCAGAACTAAGCTGTCCTAACTTGTAAATTATGTCGTTTCAAGAACAGTACATGCCTGCAGGAAAGATTGGCAATTTCTGCCCAGTAGTCACCCAGCCACAATGTACAGCCTCACCTAACGGTAAGATGCTTAGTGGCTTCTTTTAATCCACAAATGGGAAGCTGTTGGGAGCAGATTTATTtcaacaagtgaataaataatactaaatgtcaaattctgtggatttctgacatttttgaaaaccaagtatctatgtaaagtaatctggactgttctcTGTTAACTactgtcagctatttctaattaaatatcttgacaacaccctaacaataaactcagagccatgaatttgctatttggcccttaactcacaggcttaaacatctcagatcagtttatAATGGCATTTATAGAAGGACTGGGTGTTAAGCCTTGCACTtataaaattttgtatcaatagaaggaaattataccaaaaaaaaatcttgattctGTACCagaataaattctgtaccaaaataAGAAACTATGACTTCTACCTAGTAACAagtataaagatttctaccaaatgaGATTATGGCTATACAATCAATTCTAGCCATTTTCTCCCTGTTCCAATTATGACCATTTCTATACTTTCTATAAAGACAAACTTAGAATAACCACCTTCAGTCCCAATGTCCAGGGAACTGGTACTACACAATTCttcataacttcttcaagctgaatatgagCTTTGAGATATATTTGAAGTATGGCGAGAGGGTAGAGAAAATGGGGGATTTGGTTAGCTTTAAGAAGGCCACACCTGTGATTGTATTggtctctgatgtctgtgttcTGACTGGATCCAGCTGAAAGTTCAAGTCACCAGGAgttcaagcaggtcagttcagcatgtTTGAAGATGAGACTCAttaaggctgtatattctgtaatatataaatctcaaaacaaaattttagtatcaggAAGATAACTTTTTTGCTTGATTCTTTGGAATCTAGtcctctgggggtggggagtctcCCCCTATCAAATCTGATCCATATTACTCTGGAAGGTGTATAGACACAAATCACCTTTTctaaaaatgcaaagacaaaacCTATCTCCCAAATCAGCAtttccttgagccagtaaccagaaaaaccttcaTATTGACATCTCTCCAAGAGGAATAATATAACTACAAAGCTCAGAATTacacccattttgaaaattaaaacaatccaaaacaaatgaagtaaactaAAATACTATGTGTTCCTATTTTTAGGCCTTTTCTATTTTGCCAATCAGGATAGTAACCCAAATTTCCCCTGGAGCCCACATTAGACAGAATTTGAGTATCCTGTGGGCTGTATTagaacaatatatatttataccaacttaaaaacaattaattcacACTTCTATCTATACCTGCTAATAAGCAGGCAGCTATTCAAAGCAGGATTTAAGCCCAGAATTCCTGTGGAGACCACATTAGACAGAATTTGAGTATCCTGTAAGACATATTAGAAGAATATATCTTTATACCATCTTTCTGtttagctctctgcctagagcagccatcttgttataccatctatctgttcagctctctgcctggagccacaagacatttattaattaatacttGTTATAGCAGATAATTATCACTACCTAGCTACTcacttaaaaaaatctaaatctcaggctaataatcttaaatttctagtggATACTTGCCCCATATTAGGAACCATCTATTGCgggaagatttaaaaaagaacaccAATTTCCCATGCTACACCCAGCTCCTCTCAACCCCAGTGATCTCACCGGCCAGTTCTGATCTTGTGgagactctgactcagagcttCAAAATCTCTCAACATAGCTCTCCAAGTTCCCATGGGCAGGTCACTACCACGCCAGCTCCATGCTTCAAAACCCCTATGGCCTTTCACTGCACATCTGACAATCCCACACTTTGctgctgtacctttctctcttgaacccAGTTGAATCGCACcttgaaggaaaacaccacacaaatttagttcagaaacaatggtaataTCAATCACTGGGCAAAACAACTGGAATCCTactcttgtaagccatattaaatctaaatcctctggtggtgAATCCTGGAAGATTTGCCATATAAGCTGgaagacactagtagctacatcttgtcctatTGCTATCCCATCCAAAAAagatcctctctctcctctttctctcttcccctatccAACCCAGAAGTCTCTCCTACTCCACCaatgattggctcctttattcattaggggatggttgACAAGTAACCTGAGTACATGACTCATTCTTCATCCACAGTCTGTCtcaggaaagcagaattaacatcaaaatacaaacaataccaGAACCATCCGCAGCACCCACATGCACTAGTGAAGTACCTACTGTGTGTAGTTGATTGTGATGTAGCAGAAACAGTGCACAAATAGAacatgttttctctcttctctaggaaGATCAGCCATATTAGAGTGCCCGAGATACTGGCATCAACACTGGAACAAATGcttatttatttctcaaatttCCAAACCTTGGACAGAAGGTCTAGCAGCCTGCTCTATAAAAGATGCCACTTTGTTGCACATTGAAACTAAAGAAGAACTGGTAAATTGTTAAGCAATATTGTTAAGTAAAATATAACGCCTTTCTTTAGGCTATGTCAACTTCTCTGGGCTCTGACTAATTATCTATGCTCAGGAACTGGAGGCTTGCATTTTAAAGAGTTCATAATGTGAGAGAATAATTGGACTTATGAGTTAATAACTTGGATGAatcaattaaaatacaaatatatagagaaaaatttCTTCAATGTAGAGAGAATTATTGGTGGGGAGCAAGGAAAACTTCAAATAGGAGTAATCATGTTTTAGAAGGTTAATAAAAGAATGTAAGTCATGAATAAACGTGCTGTAGTTTAAGGCTTTCCCTCTGTTTTGATTATAGAGATTCGTGCAGAACTTTATAAAGGGAAAAGAACAGCTATTTTTTATTGGACTAAATTATGTACAAGAGGAGAAGGTCTGGAAGTGGATAAATGGCTCTATTTTAAATCCTGACTTGTAAGTTTCAAATGAGGTGATGTTACAATTCAATTCATATCTATTttactaaaaattaagtttataattttaatttagtttataAATTCTTGAAAGGTTCAGAATAGGCTGAAAAGACAAGTCAACTATTGAAATTTTTCATGTAGCAGTTACACATCaaccctttaaaataatttgtctctctgtgtatgtgtctgtgtgtgtgtatttatttacaatgAATTTTACAGGATAAATAGTAGATTAACTTATCCATGttagagataaaatatttttaaatgtctctctGAAATacttagattttaaatttttataaatatacacacaaagaatttctttaactctttatgtgtgtgtgatagcagttatgtatgtgtaccatgtacatgcaggaGACTGGAAAGGTCAGAGGAGGGCTTCAGATTTCCTgtaattagagttacagatgattgtgggaGCTGGAAGTTGAATCTGTGTCCTTTGCAtaagcagtaagcactcttagcCTCTAAACCATCTCTCCCATCGTCACACAAAAATTCTTATGTAGTTCTTTAGAACTGTGGCAGAAAGTTGCATCTTAGTGTGCTACAAAACAAGCTTCTCTAGGCAGAACCAGAATAGACATTACCATTTGCAAATAATTTCATACAAactaatgtttgtttgtttgtgtgtgtttgtgtctgtatgaatattgattttgttttgtgtgtgtttcttaattGTATATGATGTCAAATGTTTACTTAATCTTGATtcataatacaaaaatattatgaTTAAAAAGTGAAACAATTCATGTAAAATGGAGGATTACACTCAATTTCTGTGTGATTTTACCCTTGGATTAAATGATACTCTGATCAAACAGCAACAACCAGCTAAATCTGGAGGCCGTCCTGCTACAGGAGAAAGAGAGTCAGCTAAAGTCTGCTTTTGTTTGCACTGTACTGAGACAGTGGTTCCAGGTACAATCTCTAGGTGTCTATGCCCCACAGCTCATTCtacagaacccatataaaaagccagatgcagaAGTGAATACCTGTATCTTGGCACTCCTACAgcgagatgggaggtggagaccagAAAATGATCCAGAAGAACTTGGGCCAGTGAGCCTGGAGTCTACAGCAGGTAGAAATAAGATAGAAAGGGAGACACCTTTCTATCTTAGGTGTCATCAGAATTTCTGTTCATTCTCAAGGAACactattaagaaaaagaaacagaggcaaaggaacagaggcaaaggcacaggagtgggggggggggttctgccTACTGTCTGATGTTATATCTTCTGCAAGAGaaaggctagtcttgaactcatccTTCCTTGCAATTGCCCAGAAGATGCCTGTGTTAGTGTTTGTCTTCTGGTCTCATTCCTACATGTAGGGGTCTGCAGGAATTCAGGGTATGAGACTTGTGCTGCAATAAAGCAAAAATGCACCAGCCTCTGGGATGACATAGGAAGGAACGCGCCCCCCCTAACGCGCCCCCCTCGAGCTTtgcatccgcggagaaatcacgagacgcagagatcaggtagttactgtaaacgaggctttttaatctttatcacccacgtggagaaacgtggagagacgcggaaggggagagctgaggaaggggtcccgcttaagtacagtctagagtgacgtattcactttggattggctgttcgctcaccacccaatatgcctcgggattggcagtgactaaggaagcctatctgcctagcaactgcgcagataacagcagcttcctacatctccccctgtttaaattattaatatgaaacagccttttgccgattaaatgtagtaccaaataagattcgaactcaaacccgatcaagcaaactccatcttgggggaataagcgatcaagagcttatagtccgaagaatttttccttacccttccaggtgctatggagaccagtcctctgggtgcacgggctaaggaaatataaagagaattgacacccatccctgtgcaatggagtatatatagctcccaggggtgcaaatgctgtcaacctattattaggtaccacaattatttaggcaagagctgactggacaagacctctcatctaccccagtgcaatgggccaaacccctggtgtgcatagactgagagtgtctctgtcataggctattttctagcctagatcgtcaaatttcagggaggatgcttgctccaaggcttgcgagtgcttaggctttaagctaccttgtcacttattttattggtctctgagcttacaaaccaaccatctatgaatactaattcacatcatagggctgtatatcaagcaggcctattccggctcttggaaagaaaggaagaaagaaaaggcagaagaaatttaagaagtaaaatctccacaggaaacaggttccatccgcactccatcaaggctggaaatccggatttgcaatggctgttgtgtctggtccaacttcccattccactttccttttaaataagcagaaagattatggctttaagtaaatgcatcattcacaaatcttagaggtgaaatacctggatgtggggtcgctgagacacacagcttatttgagccacatctgtgagccccttcacatgggctagagccaatcaactctctgattgaccaaagtctattttaagtctccataaggatgtactgagatgggcacaaaggtaggcacatgcacaaccaaggctaggtctagtgatccattctagccttgtgctaaaagcatgtaacattcttataatccaagatatcagaattattctgaaggttggataacataaagaaaaatgaagggtctacacacaccaacaccggttgtgtagatgtatttttaaacaccttattaatttttaatgttatttaaatggctagagatattaaatcttgtagccaaaacattctgcactttaagaaacatatttaacaagacaaaggcagatataccccttttaaacattttaacagtggctataacacataatttaattgtgttgaagcaggataaactcaagaaaatatatatatgatttaattttggacttacatccctttgaaaacattaaacagaggttttaaatcctcttatggtaagcttaagatgaggttttagtcaattaatatctcttaacaacttttaaaaattactaagagcaaatcaagattaaaagtaaactatttttctttgtatgtacactcacaagccagaagatggcattagatcctcaccacaaatggttgtgagacaccatgtggctgctgggagtttagcctttatattttaaattaagtctagcctctaatggctgagctatttctaaagtcaaattgactcaaatattgaaagacactgtctttgaattcttttctggagtaacaagtattttagaaattttaaaagctcgctatattgaagcaatagcttgtagaaaaattttctttagagaaatccactaatcaaatatcacacaatgaataatacacaccaaaagatttaacctcttacccttttgtattaaaataataacatttgtatatatatgtaaaatataaaacattacccattttctgaagcaattattttttaacaaatattgttccatgggctcttaaacattatgaataaatttattacctataaaccttttacctctaccagaaatgtaaaggaatggtataaaaatattttttatgtaaacatttattgaaatggtagctggataagacatgttaggctgtataaatcttaaatttgaactttattttggattaatttaataaccaatcttttttgtctcatgagaatatcggataaaagccaattttattctctaataattgtaacacatattaaaggaatctaaggaatcttatttttaacaactttgaatataagctACCTtgttaggatctggtctttagactcagaaggAAAACTGCTTCTGGCCACAGCCtgcgtgtcttaattcaaatgtaaatgtacttaacttccctctgcctgcctgcctgcctgcgcaGTCCTGAACTGaaccattttgcttttatttaaaaccttaaatttgaactaaaaacctctggaatagTTTAAGATTTGACCGAATCCCACAgcgatatactcagccacaatggcaggagagtcagagccgaaatcttgtaatccagcttccttctttctgatcctccgAAGGCTCCCGATCCTGCAGCCGCGTCTgcaccacgggggggggggggggggggggggggcaagcggCTCCAGGCCGCGCTCTGCCATCGCGACCGCGCTCGCGCTGCCATGTGCCACgggcccaaattaaattgttttcacctgtgaaggaaacacaaaaaacttCCCACGccaggccacagcaggccctcagccaatcttgtatcctcttgttcttacgagggacaatggctgcatggcacCCAGCCAcgacatcctcaaagatcatctccatcactggcattgcttgctctgagcccgcAGGACACTCTCTGTGTGCCcgcagctggaaggcagcttcccagggcagactgcctccctcctctgtctgccttttgcggcaagctcccttgctctgccgggctgcaagccgccacacgtagcagagcgcagacgcctctgcaaccggtctgacccaggccctgttGCAGCAtgtctgttcccacagcccgagccgagaagcatggcaggggaccctcgagcccgagcgagccgctggctccggccgaggtcggtggggctgggctgagtgacttaagatctttcttagtcttatctcagaatggctatactttgcacaagcggctacttcctcctcggagctgcccagttctatggagtcaggctccttaatgaagtacaggggggtccttttgacctccgttctctctccaccatcctgcggagggtcctcaagcttaatggactctgcagtagcccttgttccttttgagtactctatccctccaggctccttggcctgatgccgccGCTGGctcacactaacacactctggttctgatagcctggaatggacctctcttgaaacctcttgacttgccctaatagctgaaagcaacgcaaacaggaggctagctattgcggtggcaatgggtgaatatccacccgcgaCGAAGGTTTCtatcccaagcataccttccagaggtgaCCCCGCACATCCACAATCTTTTAACCGTCCTCGAAGCTCAGGGTTCTTCCGCTAACGCGTAGAGATTTCTGCCGCCTGGGAAAACCGCGCGTGGAATCtcccgggttctcggcaccagatctaacgcgccccccctcgagctttgcatccgcggagaaatcacgagacgcagagatcaggtagttactgtaaacgaggctttttaatctttatcacccacatggagaaacgtggagagacgcggaaggggagagctgaggaaggggtcccgcttaagtacaaTCTAGAGTTACGTATTCACTTTGGATTgtctgttcgctcaccacccaatatgcctcgggattggcagtgactaaggaagcctatctgcctagcaactgcgcagataacagcagcttcctacaggaATTAGATCCAGTTCAACATGAGTTGAAACTCTTGTCCTCTCTGCATCCAATTCTATAGACTCACTGTGTTTATTCTGTCTGTTAAATACAGTGATTGAGCACCTAATGTGTGTAAGTGTTgacatgtattcatgtatatcTCAATACCTTCCCTAAACATTAGCTAGTCCTACCCTATATAATTTAGGAAACTAAAGTTCAGCAAAATGAAGATGCTTTCTACATAATGTTTGTAGCAGGTGGAGTAGATTTCATC includes:
- the LOC117714811 gene encoding killer cell lectin-like receptor subfamily B member 1F, with protein sequence MDTSSNVKTHTMDTYSNVKTFRSPGYKQAPSPSLPPDACRCPHWHHLALKFGCAGLILLLLSLIGLSVLVRFLVQKPPICSVAAQENRTGLTGRSAILECPRYWHQHWNKCLFISQISKPWTEGLAACSIKDATLLHIETKEELRFVQNFIKGKEQLFFIGLNYVQEEKVWKWINGSILNPDLLQITGKDVKNSCAIISQTEVFSDSCSSDNHWICQKTLKHV